From the Pyxidicoccus trucidator genome, one window contains:
- a CDS encoding ATP-binding protein, giving the protein MPRRFNTAGPCRPDWHYMVAAERRLPVVSEPLDQLGYFMVHALQRAGKTTATRALAEELTAAGRYAALYSSCEVGEAAGDDFGEAQRAILANLRLNAGLFLPTELQPPPFPDVPDSLLLGTALSAWASACPRPLVLFLDEIDALRGQSLISVLRQLGSGFPSRPGAFPASVILCGLRDVRDCKAASGGDADRFGMASPFNIKLKSLRLGDFDQSEVEELYKQHTTETGQPFTEQALVRAFELTAGQPWLVNAIAREITEEMAVPLSEPITADHVESAKERLIYARVTHLDSLVARLHEPRIRRVLEPVLAGMLTSGDSYQDDVQYARDLGLLAPDNPVRIANPIYNEVIARVLAGDAELQVQAEPRNFVLPDGRLDFGRLLREFAAFWREHGEVLTAGLSYHEVASQLVLMAFLHRVVNGGGFVDWEYGVGRGRIDLLVRWPYTEAGQRRWQRQAMELKVWREGEKDPLPRGLAQLDEYLEQLSLDEGVLVIFDRRRESGDADSRMRFEQAQSPSGRKVTVLRA; this is encoded by the coding sequence ATGCCGCGCCGCTTCAACACAGCGGGCCCGTGCCGCCCGGACTGGCACTACATGGTTGCCGCCGAGCGTCGACTCCCCGTGGTGTCTGAACCGTTGGACCAACTGGGCTACTTCATGGTTCACGCGCTCCAGCGGGCAGGGAAGACCACTGCCACCCGGGCCTTGGCGGAGGAACTCACGGCTGCCGGGCGCTACGCCGCGCTCTACTCCTCCTGCGAAGTGGGCGAGGCGGCGGGCGACGACTTCGGCGAGGCGCAGCGGGCCATCCTGGCCAACCTGCGGCTCAACGCGGGGCTCTTCCTGCCCACGGAACTGCAACCGCCGCCCTTTCCCGACGTACCGGACAGCCTGCTCCTGGGGACCGCTCTCTCCGCGTGGGCGAGCGCCTGCCCGCGCCCGCTGGTGCTCTTCCTGGATGAGATAGACGCCCTGCGTGGGCAGAGCCTCATCAGCGTCCTGCGCCAGCTGGGCAGTGGTTTTCCGAGCCGCCCCGGTGCTTTCCCTGCCTCCGTCATCCTCTGTGGTTTGCGAGACGTGCGCGACTGCAAGGCCGCCAGTGGTGGGGATGCAGACCGGTTCGGCATGGCGAGCCCCTTCAACATCAAGCTCAAGTCACTGCGGCTGGGTGACTTCGACCAGTCTGAAGTCGAAGAACTCTACAAGCAGCACACCACGGAGACCGGACAGCCCTTCACCGAGCAGGCCCTGGTGCGCGCTTTCGAGCTGACGGCCGGACAACCCTGGCTGGTCAATGCGATCGCTCGGGAAATCACCGAGGAGATGGCGGTACCTCTCAGCGAGCCCATCACCGCGGACCACGTGGAGTCGGCCAAGGAGCGGCTCATCTACGCCCGCGTCACCCACCTCGACTCGCTGGTGGCGCGCCTGCATGAGCCGCGCATCCGTCGCGTGCTCGAGCCCGTGCTGGCCGGCATGCTGACCTCCGGCGACAGCTACCAGGATGACGTGCAGTACGCCCGGGACCTGGGGTTGCTCGCGCCGGACAACCCGGTGCGAATCGCGAACCCCATCTACAACGAGGTGATTGCCCGGGTGCTCGCAGGGGACGCCGAGCTGCAGGTGCAGGCCGAGCCCAGGAACTTCGTCCTGCCAGATGGCCGGCTGGACTTCGGCCGCCTGCTCCGCGAGTTCGCCGCGTTCTGGCGAGAGCATGGAGAGGTGCTGACCGCCGGACTCTCGTACCACGAGGTCGCGTCTCAGTTGGTGCTCATGGCGTTCCTCCACCGGGTGGTCAACGGCGGTGGCTTCGTGGACTGGGAGTACGGCGTGGGCAGGGGACGCATCGACCTGCTGGTGCGCTGGCCCTATACGGAGGCGGGGCAGCGCCGCTGGCAGCGACAGGCGATGGAGCTGAAGGTGTGGCGGGAAGGGGAGAAGGACCCGCTGCCCAGGGGGCTCGCGCAGCTCGACGAGTACCTGGAGCAGCTGAGCCTCGATGAGGGCGTGCTCGTCATCTTCGACCGTCGGCGTGAATCAGGTGACGCCGATTCCCGGATGCGCTTCGAGCAGGCCCAGTCGCCCTCGGGCCGCAAGGTTACCGTGCTGCGGGCATGA
- a CDS encoding ABC transporter ATP-binding protein — MSPPLSASAPPQSLRARLKSTGSLFKQLPGTFRLFWQASPRLAVLLGLLTLVAAVLPAGIAWVGKLIVDSVVAAAQGSLEARSRVYGLVGLEFGLMLGSAVVERGLTLTRELLRANLGNLLNERILKKALELELRHFEDSDTYDKMQNARREANSRPLSLVMQAFSIVRNAITLSTFAALLIALSPWSVVVLVAASIPAFIAEARLAAEGFRLYSWRAPEGRKLNYLEWILTRDNHVKEVKLFGLGPLVLGRYRSLFQKFFSEDRALAFKRLAWGLGLGVLSLAAFYACYLYVAGRAASGAISVGDMVLYLGVFRQGQAAFQGILTSIGSMYEDALFMSNLFMYLDIPTGGETTRVLPAKSPPRGPGNAIELRNVSFRYSGKEAWALRGVNLTLQPGQKLALVGENGAGKSTLVKLLLRLYEPTEGEILYGGVNIKDMDVEDLRSRFGAVFQDFVRYQFNVAENIGLGHVPALEDRNRIVRAAEEGGASEVIATLPKQYDTMLGGWFEKGQELSAGQWQKLAVARAFMRDDAEVLILDEPTASIDAEAEHALFERFQALAADRIAIVISHRFSTVRMADQIAVLHNGQVEELGSHDALMARDGRYAHLFRLQARGYRD, encoded by the coding sequence GTGTCCCCACCCCTGTCCGCTTCCGCTCCTCCGCAGTCACTCCGGGCCCGCCTGAAGAGCACGGGTAGCCTGTTCAAGCAGCTCCCCGGCACCTTTCGCCTCTTCTGGCAGGCCAGTCCTCGGCTGGCGGTGCTGCTGGGGCTGCTGACGCTGGTGGCGGCGGTGCTGCCGGCGGGCATCGCCTGGGTGGGGAAGCTGATTGTGGACTCGGTGGTGGCGGCGGCGCAGGGCTCGCTGGAGGCGCGCTCGCGCGTCTACGGCCTGGTGGGGCTGGAGTTCGGGCTGATGCTGGGCTCGGCGGTGGTGGAGCGTGGGCTGACGCTGACGCGCGAGCTGCTGCGGGCCAACCTGGGCAACCTGCTCAACGAGCGGATTTTGAAGAAGGCGCTGGAGCTGGAGCTGCGCCACTTCGAGGACTCGGACACCTACGACAAGATGCAGAACGCGCGGCGCGAGGCGAACAGCCGGCCGCTGTCGCTGGTGATGCAGGCGTTCTCGATTGTGCGGAACGCCATCACGTTGTCCACGTTCGCCGCGCTGTTGATAGCGCTGTCGCCGTGGAGCGTGGTGGTGCTGGTGGCGGCGTCGATTCCGGCCTTCATCGCCGAGGCGCGGCTGGCGGCGGAGGGCTTCCGGCTGTACTCGTGGCGGGCGCCGGAGGGGCGCAAGCTGAACTACCTGGAGTGGATCCTCACGCGGGACAACCACGTGAAGGAGGTGAAGCTCTTCGGGCTGGGGCCGCTGGTGCTGGGGCGCTATCGCTCGCTCTTCCAGAAGTTCTTCTCGGAGGACCGGGCGCTGGCCTTCAAGCGGCTGGCGTGGGGGCTGGGGCTGGGGGTGCTGTCGCTGGCGGCCTTCTACGCCTGCTACCTGTATGTGGCGGGCCGCGCGGCGAGCGGGGCGATTTCGGTGGGCGACATGGTGCTGTACCTGGGCGTGTTCCGTCAGGGACAGGCGGCGTTCCAGGGCATCCTGACGAGCATCGGGTCCATGTATGAGGACGCGCTCTTCATGAGCAACCTCTTCATGTACCTGGACATCCCCACGGGAGGGGAGACGACGCGGGTGCTGCCGGCGAAGTCTCCGCCGCGAGGGCCCGGCAACGCGATTGAGCTGCGCAACGTGTCCTTCCGTTACTCGGGGAAGGAGGCGTGGGCGCTGCGCGGGGTGAATCTGACGCTGCAGCCGGGGCAGAAGCTGGCGCTGGTGGGTGAGAACGGGGCGGGGAAGAGCACGCTGGTGAAGCTGCTGCTGCGCCTGTACGAGCCGACGGAGGGGGAGATTCTCTACGGCGGCGTCAACATCAAGGACATGGACGTGGAGGACCTGCGGAGCCGCTTCGGGGCGGTGTTCCAGGACTTCGTGCGCTACCAGTTCAACGTGGCGGAGAACATCGGCCTGGGGCACGTGCCGGCGCTGGAGGACCGGAATCGGATTGTGCGAGCGGCGGAGGAGGGTGGGGCGAGCGAGGTGATTGCGACGCTGCCGAAGCAGTACGACACGATGCTGGGGGGCTGGTTCGAGAAGGGGCAGGAGCTGTCGGCGGGGCAGTGGCAGAAGCTGGCGGTGGCGCGAGCGTTCATGCGGGACGACGCGGAGGTGCTGATTCTGGACGAGCCGACGGCGAGCATCGACGCGGAGGCGGAGCATGCGCTGTTCGAGCGCTTCCAGGCGCTGGCGGCGGACCGGATTGCGATTGTGATTTCGCACCGCTTCTCCACGGTGCGGATGGCGGACCAGATTGCGGTGCTCCACAACGGGCAGGTGGAGGAGCTGGGCAGCCACGACGCGCTGATGGCGAGGGACGGGCGCTACGCGCACCTGTTCCGGTTGCAGGCGCGGGGGTACAGGGACTGA
- a CDS encoding universal stress protein, giving the protein MMRTHEHLNGALPLLTAGHFRGQRGVSRVVVGTDFSLRSEFALARALRLPLGQGGVFAVMHASPRLDGHDGPGGTVSGERCLRKAVSSVCRRLRHRVDVDVQEALRQGDPVEAASAVSSELGAELVVLGRPHVTYPLQELAGDSMVRRMVRRLGASVLVVVPHPVKPYARPLVAVDFSRESRRALELMLRMCPAPTPVDVLHVVDTRDEEEALRAKGAPTERWLLLRQEREYTARVALGRFLAPYRETGRELEVRVRSGDAEVGEGILAEVAERGSDVLALAMSGANARTPLTERVLARAGCDVLVARHTGSRLSTDSRSAL; this is encoded by the coding sequence ATGATGAGGACGCACGAGCATTTGAATGGAGCGCTGCCGTTGCTGACGGCGGGGCACTTTCGCGGCCAGCGCGGCGTCTCGCGGGTGGTCGTGGGGACGGACTTCTCCTTGCGCTCCGAGTTCGCGCTGGCGCGAGCGCTGCGCCTGCCCCTGGGTCAGGGAGGCGTCTTCGCGGTGATGCACGCCAGCCCGCGGCTGGACGGGCATGACGGCCCTGGAGGCACCGTGTCCGGCGAGCGCTGCCTGCGCAAGGCGGTGTCATCGGTGTGCCGGCGGCTGCGGCACCGGGTGGACGTGGACGTGCAGGAGGCGCTGCGCCAGGGCGACCCGGTGGAGGCGGCGTCCGCCGTGTCGAGCGAGCTGGGGGCGGAGCTGGTGGTGCTGGGACGGCCGCACGTGACGTACCCCCTGCAGGAGCTGGCGGGGGACTCCATGGTGCGGCGCATGGTGCGCCGGCTGGGCGCGTCGGTGCTGGTGGTGGTGCCGCATCCGGTGAAGCCCTACGCGCGGCCCCTGGTGGCGGTGGACTTCTCGCGCGAGTCGCGGCGGGCCCTGGAGCTGATGCTGCGGATGTGCCCCGCGCCGACGCCGGTGGACGTGCTGCACGTGGTGGACACGCGAGACGAAGAGGAAGCGCTGCGAGCGAAGGGGGCGCCCACCGAGCGCTGGCTGCTCCTCCGGCAGGAGCGCGAGTACACGGCCCGGGTGGCGCTCGGACGGTTCCTCGCTCCCTACCGGGAGACGGGGCGCGAGCTGGAGGTGCGGGTGCGCAGCGGTGACGCGGAGGTGGGGGAGGGCATCCTGGCGGAGGTGGCGGAGCGGGGCTCGGACGTGCTGGCGCTGGCCATGTCGGGGGCGAACGCCCGGACACCGCTGACGGAGCGGGTGCTGGCGCGGGCCGGGTGCGACGTGTTGGTGGCGCGGCACACCGGTTCGCGGCTGAGCACGGACAGCCGGTCCGCGTTATGA
- a CDS encoding Uma2 family endonuclease, with the protein MSKEGGHPGDNPHAEFPISEATQPEGDAHYDARSRTREVLGSFFSRLGRKVYLACELPVDYPGEPMFAPDVIAVVDVEPHSRMRWTVSAEGKGVDLALEVHVAGERRKDLERNVERYARLGIREYFVFDLGRLRLNGWRLVEGLRAYRPILPQRGTYHSDVLDLELQVGEEQLRFYKGGAALPNAQEVIARLERLVGQREASCAELQQQLVEEARLRAEESQRREDAERRLAEALAELERLRGGKH; encoded by the coding sequence ATGTCCAAAGAGGGTGGCCATCCCGGGGACAACCCGCATGCTGAGTTCCCCATCTCCGAGGCGACTCAGCCAGAAGGTGACGCTCACTACGATGCCAGGTCACGAACCCGCGAAGTGCTCGGCAGCTTCTTCTCGCGCCTTGGCCGCAAGGTGTACCTGGCCTGCGAGCTGCCCGTGGACTACCCGGGTGAGCCCATGTTCGCCCCGGACGTCATCGCCGTAGTGGACGTGGAGCCCCACTCGCGCATGCGTTGGACGGTGAGCGCCGAGGGAAAGGGCGTGGACCTCGCGCTGGAGGTGCATGTCGCGGGCGAGCGGCGCAAGGACCTCGAACGGAATGTGGAGCGCTACGCGCGGCTGGGCATCCGCGAGTACTTCGTCTTCGACCTCGGCCGGCTGCGACTGAACGGCTGGCGGCTTGTCGAGGGACTCCGCGCATATCGTCCCATCCTCCCCCAACGCGGTACCTACCACTCGGACGTGCTCGACTTGGAGTTACAGGTCGGGGAGGAGCAACTTCGCTTCTACAAGGGCGGCGCAGCCCTTCCGAATGCACAGGAAGTGATTGCCAGACTCGAACGGCTGGTCGGGCAACGGGAGGCAAGTTGCGCCGAGCTGCAGCAACAGCTGGTCGAAGAAGCTCGCCTGCGCGCGGAAGAGTCCCAGCGCCGCGAGGACGCCGAGCGGCGTCTGGCCGAGGCCCTCGCCGAGCTGGAGCGCCTGCGCGGCGGCAAGCACTGA
- a CDS encoding CsbD family protein, with protein MGEWTDKAKGRIKETAGVATGDRDLEAEGKKDTAKGELKGKVEDVKRAIKDAIDPDKPRGNGP; from the coding sequence ATGGGTGAGTGGACCGACAAGGCCAAGGGACGCATCAAGGAGACCGCGGGCGTCGCGACCGGCGACCGTGACCTGGAGGCCGAGGGCAAGAAGGACACGGCCAAGGGCGAGCTCAAGGGCAAGGTCGAGGACGTGAAGCGCGCCATCAAGGATGCGATTGACCCCGACAAGCCGCGCGGCAACGGGCCGTAG
- a CDS encoding methyl-accepting chemotaxis protein: protein MSTPSLPSPGALLRRLYLLRSLITTVAFTPALYVDMQLLDLNGDHERRIFLGVITPLVLGLCAVAQPLLVTPWLLRRALSSEGALRVQRLIRIPAALAFGEAMVSWFVGGILFNGGVAVLLDRPASVVFVGVAVAVSAGLFSCPLMFMAFEKVMMPTVLDAYARAPTAKPAGEGFAARQLWLLPATVVSALLVTCLTSIVTLHLRLERGLGALASDMKSRGDVVAAERVKATVRPLQEELVLPVVMFGGYAALGSILTAAWAARRLAKGARAVGTSLEALVDGRAAPPQWVSTDELGDLAANTWQLYRRLQELPRSLRSSAGDLAQAGNRLSQASNQQNQTLSRQAAALHQARATAQEIQQASTVTATRATSILRVAERAAAVGKLGEESLAGTEKGLASIRDIAAGLHEQMQDLEQRAREVGRVSEMVKALADQSHMLAINAAIEATRAGEHGKGFGVVARQMRDLADQSIQATNQVRGLLETMATATHQATALSDRGVEGVETSLVPLRTSGERLRELAALSQESATAVRQITEAVSQQHQGVDQLFAAVRELDELTTDTLRHLDTTQQAATAVSQATGQVSQLAQRYV, encoded by the coding sequence ATGTCGACCCCCTCGCTCCCGTCCCCTGGCGCGCTGCTGCGGCGGCTGTATCTGCTCCGGTCCCTCATCACCACGGTGGCCTTCACCCCCGCGCTCTACGTCGACATGCAGCTGCTCGACCTGAACGGGGACCACGAGCGGAGAATCTTCCTCGGCGTCATCACCCCGCTGGTGCTGGGGCTGTGCGCGGTGGCCCAACCGCTGCTGGTGACGCCCTGGTTGCTGCGGCGCGCGCTGAGCTCGGAAGGGGCGCTCCGGGTGCAGCGGCTGATCCGCATCCCCGCGGCGCTGGCCTTCGGCGAGGCGATGGTGTCGTGGTTCGTGGGCGGCATCCTCTTCAACGGCGGAGTGGCGGTGCTGTTGGACCGGCCGGCGTCGGTGGTCTTCGTGGGCGTGGCGGTGGCGGTCAGCGCGGGCCTCTTCAGCTGCCCGCTGATGTTCATGGCGTTCGAGAAGGTGATGATGCCCACGGTGCTGGACGCGTATGCGCGCGCGCCCACCGCGAAGCCCGCGGGCGAAGGCTTCGCCGCGCGCCAGCTCTGGCTGCTGCCCGCCACCGTCGTCTCCGCGCTGCTCGTCACCTGTCTCACCAGCATCGTCACCCTGCACCTGCGGCTGGAGCGGGGGCTGGGCGCGCTGGCCTCCGACATGAAGTCGCGGGGGGACGTGGTGGCGGCCGAGCGCGTGAAGGCCACCGTGCGCCCGCTCCAGGAGGAGCTGGTGTTGCCGGTGGTGATGTTCGGCGGCTACGCGGCGCTGGGCTCCATCCTCACCGCCGCCTGGGCGGCCCGCCGGCTGGCGAAGGGCGCGCGGGCGGTGGGCACCTCGCTGGAGGCGCTGGTGGACGGCCGCGCCGCGCCGCCGCAGTGGGTGTCCACGGACGAACTGGGCGACCTCGCGGCGAACACCTGGCAGCTCTACCGGCGGCTCCAGGAGCTGCCGCGCTCGCTGCGCTCGTCCGCGGGAGACCTGGCCCAGGCCGGCAACCGGCTGTCCCAGGCCAGCAACCAGCAGAACCAGACGCTGTCGCGCCAGGCCGCGGCGCTGCACCAGGCGCGCGCCACCGCGCAGGAAATCCAGCAGGCCTCCACCGTCACCGCGACCCGCGCCACCAGCATCCTGCGCGTGGCCGAGCGCGCCGCCGCAGTGGGCAAGCTGGGCGAGGAGTCGCTGGCCGGCACCGAGAAGGGGCTCGCCTCCATCCGCGACATCGCCGCCGGGCTGCACGAGCAGATGCAGGACCTGGAGCAGCGCGCCCGCGAGGTGGGCCGCGTGTCCGAGATGGTGAAGGCGCTGGCGGACCAGTCGCACATGCTCGCCATCAACGCGGCGATTGAAGCCACGCGCGCGGGCGAGCACGGCAAGGGCTTTGGCGTGGTGGCGCGGCAGATGAGGGACCTCGCGGACCAGTCCATCCAGGCCACCAACCAGGTGCGCGGCCTGCTGGAGACCATGGCCACCGCCACCCACCAGGCCACGGCGCTGTCGGACCGGGGCGTGGAGGGCGTGGAGACGTCACTGGTGCCGCTGCGCACCAGCGGCGAGCGGCTGCGCGAGCTGGCCGCGCTGTCCCAGGAGTCCGCCACGGCGGTGCGGCAGATTACCGAGGCCGTGTCGCAACAGCACCAGGGCGTGGACCAGCTCTTCGCCGCCGTGCGCGAGCTGGACGAGCTGACGACGGACACGCTGCGCCACCTGGACACCACCCAGCAGGCGGCCACCGCCGTCTCCCAGGCCACCGGCCAGGTGTCGCAGCTGGCCCAGCGCTACGTCTGA